The Gouania willdenowi chromosome 20, fGouWil2.1, whole genome shotgun sequence genome window below encodes:
- the LOC114454296 gene encoding uncharacterized protein LOC114454296 isoform X3 — translation MDVHHTCSATLWISCVFHHQLLFERDVVVSVGQRVASIAADNLNVTDAHHIHDAFSLMSRTEGLWSLAQQISQQRPLALENNTYLTSNCRVFGFWTKMSLKPLVQNGVAVYATWATLSSLLNMTIYLQHRTETPTCDCALLALLLLLMELLGWFLLENFYLDEHVRYILTIYPVVTLWLTGVLRNFESSDTQVYTFAAFILAISVILFVVRVVLVTWRHQKKQLFKHTEPILSPVEISLTQNSLFL, via the exons ATGGATGTACACCACACCTGCAGTGCTACCCTAtggatttcatgtgtttttcatcATCAACTTTTGTTTGAACGTGATGTGGTTGTTTCTGTTGGACAGAGA gtggCTTCTATCGCTGCTGATAACCTCAATGTTACTGATGCTCACCACATACATGATGCTTTTTCTCTCATGTCAAGGACTGAAGGTCTATGGAGCCTGGCTCAGCAAATATCACAACAAAGACCTCTGGCTCTTGAGAATAATA CCTATTTGACATCAAACTGCCGTGTATTTGGCTTctggactaaaatgagtttgaaaccccTG GTGCAGAATGGAGTGGCGGTGTATGCAACATGGGCCACACTCTCCAGCCTGCTGAACATGACGATATACTTACAGCACCGAACAGAAACACCCACATGTGACTGTGCACTGCTggctctgctgctgcttctgatGGAATTGTTAGGCTG GTTTCTACTGGAGAACTTCTACCTCGATGAACACGTACGTTACATCCTGACCATCTACCCTGTGGTGACCCTGTGGCTGACGGGCGTCCTGAGGAACTTTGAATCCTCTGACACACAAGTGTACACGTTTGCAG CATTCATTCTGGCTATTTCCGTCATCCTGTTTGTGGTTCGTGTCGTCCTGGTCACATGGAGGCATCAAAAAAAGCAGCTTTTCAAACACACTGAACCCATTTTGTCCCCAGTAGAAATATCTTTGACACAAAACAGCCTGTTTCTGTAA
- the LOC114454296 gene encoding uncharacterized protein LOC114454296 isoform X5, with protein sequence MYTTPAVLPYGFHVFFIINFCLNVMWLFLLDREWLLSLLITSMLLMLTTYMMLFLSCQGLKVYGAWLSKYHNKDLWLLRIIVQNGVAVYATWATLSSLLNMTIYLQHRTETPTCDCALLALLLLLMELLGWFLLENFYLDEHVRYILTIYPVVTLWLTGVLRNFESSDTQVYTFAAFILAISVILFVVRVVLVTWRHQKKQLFKHTEPILSPVEISLTQNSLFL encoded by the exons ATGTACACCACACCTGCAGTGCTACCCTAtggatttcatgtgtttttcatcATCAACTTTTGTTTGAACGTGATGTGGTTGTTTCTGTTGGACAGAGA gtggCTTCTATCGCTGCTGATAACCTCAATGTTACTGATGCTCACCACATACATGATGCTTTTTCTCTCATGTCAAGGACTGAAGGTCTATGGAGCCTGGCTCAGCAAATATCACAACAAAGACCTCTGGCTCTTGAGAATAATA GTGCAGAATGGAGTGGCGGTGTATGCAACATGGGCCACACTCTCCAGCCTGCTGAACATGACGATATACTTACAGCACCGAACAGAAACACCCACATGTGACTGTGCACTGCTggctctgctgctgcttctgatGGAATTGTTAGGCTG GTTTCTACTGGAGAACTTCTACCTCGATGAACACGTACGTTACATCCTGACCATCTACCCTGTGGTGACCCTGTGGCTGACGGGCGTCCTGAGGAACTTTGAATCCTCTGACACACAAGTGTACACGTTTGCAG CATTCATTCTGGCTATTTCCGTCATCCTGTTTGTGGTTCGTGTCGTCCTGGTCACATGGAGGCATCAAAAAAAGCAGCTTTTCAAACACACTGAACCCATTTTGTCCCCAGTAGAAATATCTTTGACACAAAACAGCCTGTTTCTGTAA
- the LOC114454296 gene encoding uncharacterized protein LOC114454296 isoform X1: MECSGSQCRVWLMLVGLFVFLFSFIMNCLSGFGARSGVFRQRPADVTQKYRTPITPTQWTFYVWDFLHFWFVVMFIYFLLGLWRRNAYEWMYTTPAVLPYGFHVFFIINFCLNVMWLFLLDREWLLSLLITSMLLMLTTYMMLFLSCQGLKVYGAWLSKYHNKDLWLLRIIVQNGVAVYATWATLSSLLNMTIYLQHRTETPTCDCALLALLLLLMELLGWFLLENFYLDEHVRYILTIYPVVTLWLTGVLRNFESSDTQVYTFAAFILAISVILFVVRVVLVTWRHQKKQLFKHTEPILSPVEISLTQNSLFL, encoded by the exons ATGGAGTGCAGTGGCAGCCAATGTCGAGTTTGGCTCATGTTAGTGGGattatttgtctttttattcTCATTCATAATGAATTGTCTGTCAGGCTTCGGTGCAAGATCAG GTGTGTTCAGACAGAGACCGGCAGAtgtgacacaaaaatacagaacacCTATAACTCCTACCCAGTGGACATTCTATGTGTGggattttttgcatttttggtttgttgtgatgtttatttattttctacttgGACTTTGGCGCAG GAACGCCTATGAATGGATGTACACCACACCTGCAGTGCTACCCTAtggatttcatgtgtttttcatcATCAACTTTTGTTTGAACGTGATGTGGTTGTTTCTGTTGGACAGAGA gtggCTTCTATCGCTGCTGATAACCTCAATGTTACTGATGCTCACCACATACATGATGCTTTTTCTCTCATGTCAAGGACTGAAGGTCTATGGAGCCTGGCTCAGCAAATATCACAACAAAGACCTCTGGCTCTTGAGAATAATA GTGCAGAATGGAGTGGCGGTGTATGCAACATGGGCCACACTCTCCAGCCTGCTGAACATGACGATATACTTACAGCACCGAACAGAAACACCCACATGTGACTGTGCACTGCTggctctgctgctgcttctgatGGAATTGTTAGGCTG GTTTCTACTGGAGAACTTCTACCTCGATGAACACGTACGTTACATCCTGACCATCTACCCTGTGGTGACCCTGTGGCTGACGGGCGTCCTGAGGAACTTTGAATCCTCTGACACACAAGTGTACACGTTTGCAG CATTCATTCTGGCTATTTCCGTCATCCTGTTTGTGGTTCGTGTCGTCCTGGTCACATGGAGGCATCAAAAAAAGCAGCTTTTCAAACACACTGAACCCATTTTGTCCCCAGTAGAAATATCTTTGACACAAAACAGCCTGTTTCTGTAA
- the LOC114454296 gene encoding uncharacterized protein LOC114454296 isoform X2 produces the protein MDVHHTCSATLWISCVFHHQLLFERDVVVSVGQRVSASVYLDQSNLICDCLNVCLSLFLPPCVCVCVRVCVKVASIAADNLNVTDAHHIHDAFSLMSRTEGLWSLAQQISQQRPLALENNTYLTSNCRVFGFWTKMSLKPLVQNGVAVYATWATLSSLLNMTIYLQHRTETPTCDCALLALLLLLMELLGWFLLENFYLDEHVRYILTIYPVVTLWLTGVLRNFESSDTQVYTFAAFILAISVILFVVRVVLVTWRHQKKQLFKHTEPILSPVEISLTQNSLFL, from the exons ATGGATGTACACCACACCTGCAGTGCTACCCTAtggatttcatgtgtttttcatcATCAACTTTTGTTTGAACGTGATGTGGTTGTTTCTGTTGGACAGAGAGTAAGTGCATCAGTTTATTTGGATCAGTCAAACCTCATTTGTGATTGTTTGAATGTTTGCTTATCTCtctttctccctc cgtgcgtgtgtgtgtgtgtgcgtgtgtgtgtgaaggtggCTTCTATCGCTGCTGATAACCTCAATGTTACTGATGCTCACCACATACATGATGCTTTTTCTCTCATGTCAAGGACTGAAGGTCTATGGAGCCTGGCTCAGCAAATATCACAACAAAGACCTCTGGCTCTTGAGAATAATA CCTATTTGACATCAAACTGCCGTGTATTTGGCTTctggactaaaatgagtttgaaaccccTG GTGCAGAATGGAGTGGCGGTGTATGCAACATGGGCCACACTCTCCAGCCTGCTGAACATGACGATATACTTACAGCACCGAACAGAAACACCCACATGTGACTGTGCACTGCTggctctgctgctgcttctgatGGAATTGTTAGGCTG GTTTCTACTGGAGAACTTCTACCTCGATGAACACGTACGTTACATCCTGACCATCTACCCTGTGGTGACCCTGTGGCTGACGGGCGTCCTGAGGAACTTTGAATCCTCTGACACACAAGTGTACACGTTTGCAG CATTCATTCTGGCTATTTCCGTCATCCTGTTTGTGGTTCGTGTCGTCCTGGTCACATGGAGGCATCAAAAAAAGCAGCTTTTCAAACACACTGAACCCATTTTGTCCCCAGTAGAAATATCTTTGACACAAAACAGCCTGTTTCTGTAA
- the LOC114454296 gene encoding uncharacterized protein LOC114454296 isoform X7, with protein MSLKPLVQNGVAVYATWATLSSLLNMTIYLQHRTETPTCDCALLALLLLLMELLGWFLLENFYLDEHVRYILTIYPVVTLWLTGVLRNFESSDTQVYTFAAFILAISVILFVVRVVLVTWRHQKKQLFKHTEPILSPVEISLTQNSLFL; from the exons atgagtttgaaaccccTG GTGCAGAATGGAGTGGCGGTGTATGCAACATGGGCCACACTCTCCAGCCTGCTGAACATGACGATATACTTACAGCACCGAACAGAAACACCCACATGTGACTGTGCACTGCTggctctgctgctgcttctgatGGAATTGTTAGGCTG GTTTCTACTGGAGAACTTCTACCTCGATGAACACGTACGTTACATCCTGACCATCTACCCTGTGGTGACCCTGTGGCTGACGGGCGTCCTGAGGAACTTTGAATCCTCTGACACACAAGTGTACACGTTTGCAG CATTCATTCTGGCTATTTCCGTCATCCTGTTTGTGGTTCGTGTCGTCCTGGTCACATGGAGGCATCAAAAAAAGCAGCTTTTCAAACACACTGAACCCATTTTGTCCCCAGTAGAAATATCTTTGACACAAAACAGCCTGTTTCTGTAA
- the LOC114454296 gene encoding uncharacterized protein LOC114454296 isoform X6, protein MLLMLTTYMMLFLSCQGLKVYGAWLSKYHNKDLWLLRIIVQNGVAVYATWATLSSLLNMTIYLQHRTETPTCDCALLALLLLLMELLGWFLLENFYLDEHVRYILTIYPVVTLWLTGVLRNFESSDTQVYTFAAFILAISVILFVVRVVLVTWRHQKKQLFKHTEPILSPVEISLTQNSLFL, encoded by the exons ATGTTACTGATGCTCACCACATACATGATGCTTTTTCTCTCATGTCAAGGACTGAAGGTCTATGGAGCCTGGCTCAGCAAATATCACAACAAAGACCTCTGGCTCTTGAGAATAATA GTGCAGAATGGAGTGGCGGTGTATGCAACATGGGCCACACTCTCCAGCCTGCTGAACATGACGATATACTTACAGCACCGAACAGAAACACCCACATGTGACTGTGCACTGCTggctctgctgctgcttctgatGGAATTGTTAGGCTG GTTTCTACTGGAGAACTTCTACCTCGATGAACACGTACGTTACATCCTGACCATCTACCCTGTGGTGACCCTGTGGCTGACGGGCGTCCTGAGGAACTTTGAATCCTCTGACACACAAGTGTACACGTTTGCAG CATTCATTCTGGCTATTTCCGTCATCCTGTTTGTGGTTCGTGTCGTCCTGGTCACATGGAGGCATCAAAAAAAGCAGCTTTTCAAACACACTGAACCCATTTTGTCCCCAGTAGAAATATCTTTGACACAAAACAGCCTGTTTCTGTAA
- the LOC114454296 gene encoding uncharacterized protein LOC114454296 isoform X4 codes for MFIYFLLGLWRRNAYEWMYTTPAVLPYGFHVFFIINFCLNVMWLFLLDREWLLSLLITSMLLMLTTYMMLFLSCQGLKVYGAWLSKYHNKDLWLLRIIVQNGVAVYATWATLSSLLNMTIYLQHRTETPTCDCALLALLLLLMELLGWFLLENFYLDEHVRYILTIYPVVTLWLTGVLRNFESSDTQVYTFAAFILAISVILFVVRVVLVTWRHQKKQLFKHTEPILSPVEISLTQNSLFL; via the exons atgtttatttattttctacttgGACTTTGGCGCAG GAACGCCTATGAATGGATGTACACCACACCTGCAGTGCTACCCTAtggatttcatgtgtttttcatcATCAACTTTTGTTTGAACGTGATGTGGTTGTTTCTGTTGGACAGAGA gtggCTTCTATCGCTGCTGATAACCTCAATGTTACTGATGCTCACCACATACATGATGCTTTTTCTCTCATGTCAAGGACTGAAGGTCTATGGAGCCTGGCTCAGCAAATATCACAACAAAGACCTCTGGCTCTTGAGAATAATA GTGCAGAATGGAGTGGCGGTGTATGCAACATGGGCCACACTCTCCAGCCTGCTGAACATGACGATATACTTACAGCACCGAACAGAAACACCCACATGTGACTGTGCACTGCTggctctgctgctgcttctgatGGAATTGTTAGGCTG GTTTCTACTGGAGAACTTCTACCTCGATGAACACGTACGTTACATCCTGACCATCTACCCTGTGGTGACCCTGTGGCTGACGGGCGTCCTGAGGAACTTTGAATCCTCTGACACACAAGTGTACACGTTTGCAG CATTCATTCTGGCTATTTCCGTCATCCTGTTTGTGGTTCGTGTCGTCCTGGTCACATGGAGGCATCAAAAAAAGCAGCTTTTCAAACACACTGAACCCATTTTGTCCCCAGTAGAAATATCTTTGACACAAAACAGCCTGTTTCTGTAA